One genomic window of Anthonomus grandis grandis chromosome 3, icAntGran1.3, whole genome shotgun sequence includes the following:
- the LOC126733722 gene encoding 60S ribosomal protein L26, translated as MKFNKLVTASRSKNRKRHFSAPSHIKRVLMSAPLSKELRQKYNVRSMPIRKDDEVQVVRGHYKGQQVGKVVQVYRKKFVIYIERIQREKANGASVYVGIHPSKVVIVKLKMDKDRKKIIDRRAKGRLAVLGKDKGKYTEESAAGAVETS; from the exons ATGAAATTTAACAAACTGGTGACCGCTTCGAGGAGCAAGAACAGGAAAAGGCATTTTTCCGCCCCCTCGCACATTAAGCGAGTCCTTATGTCAGCCCCGTTGTCTAAAGAACTTAGACAAAAATACAACGTTAGGTCCATGCCAATCCGTAAAGACGATGAAGTCCAG gttgTGAGGGGACACTACAAGGGCCAACAAGTCGGCAAAGTTGTCCAAGTATATAGGAAGAAATTTGTTATCTATATCGAGAGGATACAAAGAGAAAAAGCTAATGGGGCCAGTGTTTACGTTGGTATTCACCCATCTAag GTAGTGATTGTAAAACTGAAAATGGACAAGGACAGGAAGAAGATCATCGACAGGAGGGCAAAGGGACGTCTCGCTGTATTGGGCAAAGACAAGGGCAAATACACAGAAGAGTCCGCCGCTGGAGCAGTGGAGACTTCTTAA
- the LOC126733718 gene encoding pre-mRNA-splicing factor 38B, translating to MDSRGNNSGDEDGTVTNKKQSNVLPLYGNERTMNLNPLILTNIQSSHYFKVNLYELKTYHEVVDEIFYKVSHLEPWEKGSRRTAGQTGMCGGVRGVGAGGIVSTAYCLLYKLFTLKLTRKQLNGLITHCDSPYIRALGFMYIRYVLPPSCLLEWYEDYLEDEEELDVKAGGGQTMMMGQVLRQWLVKLEWFSTLFPRIPVPIQQKIQKFLEQRFPPQAVQVAQERARGFERDRQPAREDLRRDFLRDDRRVDEGRSDTGRNDRRDRDNRYRDEHDRRERKHRDRSRSPNRSKHYHNRDRSKDRGDRYNRDREDRFRGGSSRY from the exons ATGGACTCTAGGGGCAACAACAGTGGTGATGAAG aTGGAACTGTCACCAACAAGAAACAGAGCAACGTACTGCCTTTATACGGAAACGAGAGGACAATGAATTTAAACCCACTTATTCTTACAAACATTCAGAGTAGCCACTATTTTAAAG tTAATTTATACGAACTTAAGACCTATCATGAAGTAGTCGAtgaaattttttacaaagtaaGCCATCTGGAGCCCTGGGAGAAAGGGTCAAGAAGAACGGCAG gCCAAACAGGAATGTGTGGTGGTGTAAGAGGAGTCGGAGCAGGCGGAATCGTTTCAACAGCATACTGCCTCCTTTATAAGCTGTTCACCCTGAAACTCACCCGTAAACAGCTCAATGGGTTGATCACTCATTGTGATTCACCTTACATTCG agCCCTAGGATTCATGTATATAAGATATGTATTGCCTCCCAGTTGCCTACTAGAGTGGTACGAAGATTACCTTGAGGATGAAGAG GAACTGGACGTAAAGGCAGGAGGTGGCCAGACCATGATGATGGGTCAAGTTTTGCGACAATGGCTGGTTAAACTCGAGTGGTTTTCAACTTTATTTCCGAGGATACCCGTGCCCATTCAGCAAAAGATTCAGAAGTTTTTAGAG CAAAGATTTCCACCTCAAGCGGTCCAAGTGGCCCAAGAACGCGCCCGTGGATTCGAAAGAGACAGACAACCAGCGCGTGAAGACCTCCGAAGGGACTTTTTAAGGGACGACCGACGTGTAGACGAGGGTAGAAGCGACACAGGAAGAAATGACAGAAGAGATAGGGACAACAG GTATCGGGATGAGCATGATAGACGCGAACGAAAGCACAGGGATAGAAGTAGGAGCCCTAACAGAAGCAAACATTATCATAATAGGGATAGGAGCAAGGACAGAGGGGATAGGTACAACAGAGATAGGGAGGATCGATTCAGAGGCGGCAGCAGTAGATATTAG